The Haemorhous mexicanus isolate bHaeMex1 chromosome 34, bHaeMex1.pri, whole genome shotgun sequence genome includes the window CCCCACCCGCCAAAATCCCCCAATTGCCAAaacttttccctctcttttttctttttttttttttttccctgggatttaTTTCCTCCCAGAcatgcaaaaacaaaaacaaacaaacaaaaagaatcattccaaaaattcccccccaaaattggcacaggagcagagggaaaattcCAAATTCCAGCGGAATCTCGTAGGGGGTTGATCCCAGTTTTTGGGGATTCCCAGGACTGGGATTTTCGGGAGTTCCGGGATGTCAGGAGGTGAAGTAGGAGCTCTGCATGGAGTACAGGCGCTCCATGGGATTCCCAGGTtcgggaattctgggattcccgGCGAACAGACGCTCCAGGGCATCCCTGGGCTCAGGAATTTCGGGAATTCCGGCATTCAGGAGGATCAGCTGTTGGGAATTCTCCATGGGAATCAGGGCCGCTCCCAAGGATCCCAGGGCGTCCCCATCCAGCTCCTGGAAAACTCCCTCAGAGTCtgggaaaaggtgggaaaaattggtaaaaggggatgggcaggggggAAAACCAGGACGGGGCCCCGGCATTCCCAGCCCGTCCCgtttcccggaattcccggaattcccggaattccctGCGGTTACCATAGGGCCCGAGCTCCGGGGGGGTCGTTCCCCGGAACGTTCCGGCCTCGCTCCCGAATCCGTGGGGCTCCAGGGACGGCGGCGGGATCTGGGAATACGGGACCAGGATCCGCTGCAGGCCTGGGAACGGCGGGAACACCGGGGATATCGGGATACGGGATATCGGGACATCGGGATGGGGGATGGGGATGTGCTGACTTCCCCATTTCCGACTCCTCCATCCCAGATCCGCCCCATTCCCGTTTTCCCATTCCCGtttttcccaccccattcccgTCATTCCTgaccctcctcatcctcattcCCATCCCGGCCGCTCCTCCCGGGTCCTCTCCCGCCTGGAATTCCCCCTCTGGAATTCccgagctgctcctgctgctgctgcctgcggGCGATCTTcttcatctggaaaaaaaaaaaaaaaaaaaaacccagaaaaattccaggaaaatcctgCAATTCCGCTAGACCCTGAgtttggaggatttggggttgttttttatcccagaattcccggaattcccaccTTGGCTCTTTGGTTCTGGAACCACACCTGGACCACCCGGACCGTCAGCCCCGTCTCGGCCGCCAGCGTCTCCCGCACCTGGAAAAATCCCTCGGAATTCCGGGAAGGAGaccgggaatggggaaaaaaaatctctcgGAATTCCGGGAAGGAGAgcgggaatggggaaaaaaatccctcgGAATTCCAGGAAGGAGAGCGGGAACGGGGGGAAAATCCTTCATAATTCCAGCCCCCGATCTcaattccagagccccagaaccccatcccaaaatcccggAATTATCCCAGCTCAATCCTGGCCcgttcccagcccattcccagcacATTCCGGAACATTCTGGCACCTTCCGGCAGGGTTTGGAGGAGACCTCGAAGGAGGCTTTGAACGCCCGGCGCTGTTGGGAGCTCAGGATGGTTCGGGGCCGCTTGGAACGTTTGGGATCCTTCCCGCTGGAATTCCGGGAGCATCGGGAATCCCGGCCCTCCTCGTCCTCGCTCGGAGCTGcggccacaaaaaaaaaaaaagggaattttggggggaaaaataaaaatccttcaCTGGGActtggaattcccagaggattttgggttttttgggccGTACCAGGCCTGGAATTTCCAAGGAAAGGTTTGGCTGTTCCAGCCCTAAAAAAGTCTCAAGAAATCTccccaaacaataaaaaaaaatccccaaaaatcttaaaaaaaaattatgccaaAGACTCCCAAAAATactccaaaaaattccaaaatattcccaaaaaaacccctaagaaaataataattttaaaaaatcctaagggaaaaaaaaaaaaaaagaatcccaaaaccccctaaaaaacaccccaaaaacttcTAATGaaactcccaaaaatcccgaaaaaaatacccccaaaaccccaaaacccccttaaaaaaatccctaaaaatacccccaaaattccccaaaaaacaacaacaacaacaacaaaaccaccccaaaaatcctgaaaaaaattccaaaaaattcccaaaaatcccccaaatgccccaaaccCCCGGAGTGCCCGCTGAGGACGATTTTTACCTCCCTCCGCGGCGCCGGGGCTGGCGGCCGCGGGCTCGGCGTGGCCGCGGCAGAGGATGCGGCCGTCGCGCAGCACGAACTCGTCGCcgcggcggaggcggcgggcgCAGGAGCCGCAGCGGAGGCAGCGCTCGTGGAAGACGCGCTCCCGCACCCGCAGGACGCGCTCCGAGCGCCCCAGGGCGCCCCCGCAGCGGCTGCAGCGCCGCGGGAACAGCCTGCGGACAGCCGGGACGGGCGGGATGTCCCGGGACTGGGGGGGGATCCCGGGGATGGGGGGGGAAATatccaggggatttggggggaaatgtcCCGGGACTGGGGGGTATCCGGGGATGGGGGGGGAAATATCCCGGGGATTGGGGGGGATATCCCGGGGATTGGGGGGGTATCCCGGGGATGGGGGGGGAAAtatcccagggatttggggggaaatatcccggggatttggggggatatcccggggatttgggggggaaatatcccagggatttggggggaaatatcccggggatttggggggatatcccggggatttgggggagaaatatcccggggttttggggggaaatatcccggggatttgggggggaaatatCCCGGGGATTTGGGTGAAATatcctggggtttgggggagaaaTATCCCAGGGATTGGGGGGGGATATCCCCGGGATCTGGGGGGAAATATCCCAGGGATCTGGGTTGGGTACCCCAAGGATCTGGGGAAGAAATATCCCCGGATTTGGGGGAAATATCcccgggtttgggggggggaggggcatATCCCAGGGATCTGGGGGGGAAATATCCCGGGGTTTGGGGGAAATATCCAGGGTCTTTGGAGGGGGGGGAAATAtcctgggattgggggggaatATCCCAGGATGTGGGGGGAAAGTATCCCGGGATtttgcaggaaagaaaacaggatttggggggaaaacatATGGGATTTGGAGGGGACATCTTGAATCTGGGGAAAAATCCcgagatttgggggaaaaaacctagGATTTGAGGGAtgaaaatgggatttaggggggaaatttgggattttgggaaaaaatcttGTGATCTGGGAGGAAGAATGGGATCTGGGGGGAAAGATCCTGGGATCTGGAGTTTTTGGGACATTTCCGGCCTTTGTATCCCAGTATTTGGGGGTATTGGGATGTTCCCACCAGAATTTccaaaaaagggggattttccccacttttccaGCCCTTTTTTTGTGGGAATAAAACAACCCCGAGCTCATAAAATCCCCGTCAGCTCCAATTAGTGGGAATTAAAATTCCCGGGAATTCCTGGAGAGCCTCTCCCAGGTTTTTTAATATCCCCAGAATCCGCTTAAATCCCAATAATTCCCTCGGGGTTTCCATGGAAACGGGAatgtgggaaaagggagggttggggtttttttccaggagttttgggttttttttttccccagggattttgggatttttccagagggatttgggaaaggggagaaacTCCCCAAAAATTGGGAGTGGGAATTGGGAAactggaaaatgggaatgatcccaaatccctcttttcCCGGAAGAATCCCCATTTCTGGGGCCCTGTTTTTTTGGGAATGACAGGATTTGGGAAAAGCTGAACattccaggaaaatcccaatttttgaGCCCCGTttccctggaaaaggcaggatttgggaatAGCTGAATATTCCAAGcagcttttccatggaaaaaaaatcccagaaaatcccatttttgggacccctttcccacccctcccAGCCACGTGGAGGAAAACTCGGGATGCGCTccaatttttggggatttccccattttgggggggattttttcccccattttcccctttcccagccgcataaaaactgcagggaaaaaataaaaagggattaaaaaaaaaaaaaaaatccattttttccccctttggtGCCggagctgggaattctgggaattttaaTAACGGAGCCGAGGCTGGAAAATTTAATAAGGGAGTTGATCCGATTATCCCGGATTTCTGCCGGAGCAATTTCCGCTGGGGCCGGGGGGGTCGGAGCCGCCGCTGGAATTGGATTTTCCGGAGgttcccttcccagcccttggGATTTTATGGAAACCCCCaagttttgggaattttttttggggggggtttccCTAAAAAtcggttttgttttttttttttattgttatggCTCGTTTTCCTCCcggatttgggtttttttggggggggggaaaaagtaggaaatttttgggaaatgttggggatttttttgtggatttggggtggttttccTTAAAAGTGAGAttttatatttgatttttcctcctggatttggggggctttgttgtggggggggggggaagaaggaaaaaaaagggaaatttttgggatatttcttcctggatttggggtttttttgggaaaaaagagggaaaagaagggattTTGGGCTGAGGTTTGGATCCATTAAaattccaggcaggaattctcCCCCTGATCTTCTCCCACCTCAATTTCCTGTTGGGCTTTTCCAATTTCCGGCTTTTTCTGCCCATTccagggtggggggggggaaattggaataaaataaaaaatgggaaaagtgggagtgggggaggggaggaattAATAAGGATTTAATGAGAGGAGCTCATTAATGATTCATTAGGGGAGGGTTAATTAAAGGTGGGgatgaggagagagggagaaaagccgggaaaaaatgggaataaagtgggaataaaagggggaaaagagggaataaAGTGGgaataaaataagaataaaaaggGGGATATTAATAAGTTTTAAAATAGTTATTAATACTTACAGTAATTAATATTGTTATTAATGCATCATTTTTATTATCCAACTCTTTATTAgcaattttaaaagttattaaTAATTAACAGAAGCTGGACTAATAATTAGTGCTGATAATTATTGCTGCTAATGAGAGTTGGGTTTAATAATAATAGAAGGGTGGAAAAGAATGGTAAtaattaataacaataataattaccaataataatgataataatttaAATCAATTGTAATTAATGACAAATAAGAATAAATAAGTAGcagaatataataaaaaatttaaaataataatagtaatggGAGAATAATAACAGAAGGGTGGAATATAATGAATTATTGAAAAAAGCTAATAATAGTTCtactaattttaattaaatgattGTTATTACAAGTAATATCTAATAAGCAGAATTATTACTATTTATTAGTAATAATCTggataattattaaaaattattaataatgagaaaatagggaaagaaataaggaaaaaacagaggaaaaattgggaaagaaggagaaaattgtgaatttaaaaagagggaaagaaagaaaaagagggaaagaaaaaaatcaggaaaaatgggaaaaatccagcccagaatggggaaaaaacccacagtaaAAATTCCCTTTTAATGAATCCCGGGAAATGAAGGGAATATGCAAATGAGGCTCCGGGAAttaatgggatttgggaatttgatGGGATTTAGGGAATTAATTCCATGGGATTCGTTATCCCACGGGTTCCGGGAGCTGGGAcgatgggaatggggaaaatggggatggcaaccccagaattcccaaatttccccaccaaatccacccccagcacccttttccctctttttcatcCCAAAACCTCCCAGATTCCCCCCCCCGGTTTCCtaaattttcccctttccctcacCCCTTGGAATctgaattcccaaatttcccaaacctcgatcccccaaaaaccccaaaaacctggaaaaagaCCCCCAGATCCTGGGGATTTTGACACagatcctgatttttttcccagactttTGCCTCTGGAATTCGCTGCTCCCCCAAGGAATTAAAGATTAACCAAACCCGGGCCCTGTTCCCGAAATTTTTCAGGGTGGGAAAGGGCACGGATCTGCTCCAATGGagcccaaattcccatttttaaccttGGGAATGGCCAAAACTCCGGACTTTTAACACCTGCAATGACCAAATCCCAGATTTTTAACCCCCTGAGGGGGAAAAGTTcagatttttctcctgttttttatgggaattttgggtCTGGATGCTTGGAAAAGTggggaaatggaggaaaaagaggaggaaatgtGGGAAGAGTGGcagaaattggggaaaaatggggaaaaaaaattaggggaaagctgggaaaaaactgggagaaaaaatgggaatttggttTTCCCgaggatcccccaaatcctaGGCCCAAATTCCCGGGGTTTTCCCAATCCCCATGGGTTGGGAATATCCAGGATTGGAGgttcctgggaattcctgagggGATCctgatgggaatttggggatgggatgggatgagatccaaaaaaaccccaaaattccaggaaaagcCTAAAAAACCTGAGAagaaagagctgggagaggagttCGAGGCGAGTTCATCCCAAAAAATTCTGGAGGAGGAGGCCGGGAACGGCTCCAAGGGCTCGGATCCCTCCCGAATTCCCAGAAATCCGACTTCAAAGGGATACCGAAGGgagttttcctccctttttttttcccgaTTTATGGGACAGGTGCCTCTGGAAGGGGCCCTGGGAAGGGGAGAATTccatgaaaaatccctttggatttggggtttttgtggggaaaaCAATCCTCTCCCTCCTCGTCCAATTTCTtgggaaaaaggggggaggaaagcaggggaaattcctggaaaaatgggaaaaaataatggaaaaaccAGGGGAAAACCTTGAAAAATGGGGAAACAAACttagaaaaatgggaaaaaacaccttgaaaatgggggggaaaaaaccctaaaaatgtgaggggaaaaccttgacaaatggggaaaaaccccgtgaaaaatggggaaaatcagggGGAAAATCGTGGAAAGCCAGGGAAAAACCttgaaaaatggggaaaaccgccttgaaaaatggtgaaaatcaagggcaaaaagggaaaaccGGGGAAAACCCTTGAAAGGTGGGGAAAATcgggggaaaaagggggaaagtcGGGGGGAAACTGCTGGCAAAGGCGGGGGcagggggccgggccgggcaggacTCACTTCTCGTAGTCGGGGCGGCAGAGCAGGCGGCGCTCCCGGCTGAAGCAGCGGCCCCGCAGGGCGCGGCCGCACTCGGAGCAGCGCAGGCACCGCTCGTGCCACGAGCGCTCGTTCACCCGCAGCAGGAACCGGTCCCAGATCCCGCGGCCGCAGCCCGCGCACAGCACCGGGAGCGCGCGGGGAGAGCCTGGGGACCGGAGAGATTGGGGGGAAATCCCGGGAAACGGAGAGTGCGGGGGAAATGCAGAGAGTGGggggaaatcctgggaaatgGAGAGATTGGGGGGAAATCCTGGGAAACGGAGAGTGCGGGGGAAATGCAGAGATTGGggggaaatcctgggaaatgGAGAGTGCGGGGGAAATGCAGAGACTGGGGGGAAATCCTGGGAAACGGAGAGTGGGGGGGAAATGCAGAGATTGGGGGGAAATCCTGGGAAACGGAGAGTGGGGGGGAAATGCAGAGATTGGggggaaatcctgggaaatggggagtgcgggggaaatgcagagagtggggggaaatcctgggaaatggggagtGCGGGGGAAATGCAGAGATTGAGGGGAAACAATGGGGAAtggagaatttggggggaaacCGGAGAAATGGAGAGATTGTGGGAATGCAGGGAATGGGagagtttggggggaaaatggggaagagtgcagggaaaagggagagattGGGGAAATCCGGGGGAATTGAGAGACTggggaaatcctgggaaaatgggaaagtctggggaaaaatatgggaaaatcTGGGGAATATTGAGGAaacttggggggaaaaaagggaaaatctggGTGAAATACgggggaaaactggggggaaacCTGGGAAAgtttgggggaaatgggagaactgggaggaaatgggaaaatctgggggaaatccggaggaaatttggggaaaattcaggaaataatgggaaattttgggagatAATGGGAGAATTTAGGGAAAACCAGAGAAATTcggggggaaaaatgggagaacccaggaaaaatggggttGGACATTGGGGAAAATTCCATGGGGAGCTCCCAGAAATCCAAAGGAacatttttccatggaaaaaaagaggaatttgggggattttgggaaggaatccAGGGGATTCAGGGCTTTTTTCTCATGTTGGATTTCTGAGAATTTGGTTTTTCTCCCTAATTTTTATCCCAACTTTCATCTCTGGCCGCTCCtcaaagggaagggagggagggaaaaattccaatttttctctggcagcacctcctcctcctcccaaagCCATTCCCGGGTTTCTTCTGCCCGAATTCCGGGAAAAATCCGGCCCTggatcccagggatggagcccaAAAGCcccaggaaaatgggaatgaggGGAGCCACCAATCCCGGATTTAATTTGGAATTTTGATCCCAGTTTTAATTTGGGATCCCAAATGATTTTGGGATACAATCCCAATTTCAATTCCAAATtccaattcccaaattccaaGCCCAGCTCCAATTTGGACCCCGAAATTCCAAATTCAAATTCCTGGGGGTTTTCCACGGATTTTTATTCCATTCCTGAggttttccccctcatttttaACTCACtcaatcccatttccccccactGAAGGTTAAAATTAAGGATTTAAAATCCCAATTttaatcccaatcccaaattcctgcttAATTTAGAGGGAAAAACCGGGAATAATTAAAGAGGGAATGAGGACGAATTTTCGGGAATTTCTGGGAGTGTGGGATCAGGGAAAAATCCCCGGGAAAATCCTGGATTCCAGCCcgggaaaatgaaaaaaaaaaaaaaaaaaaaggaattctgcctaaaaaaaaaacgggattgggaaaagggggagattTAACGGGAATAAAGAGGAAAACTCTGGGAAAAACGGGAAAAGGGACCCcggaatgggaaaaaatcccgAAATCTCGTAATTTCTGTGAATTTGGGGATGcgggagggaattttgggaattcccagtgATATTCCCGGTGTttttcccggaattcccggtaCTCACCGGCTCCCGGGAGCGGCGTTCCCTGCTCCCGGCAGGACGGAGCCTCCTCCGGCTTCATCCCGGCGGCTGCGGGGGAGAGGAAACGTCGGGAAAAGCGGGAAAAAGCGGGGTGGGAGCGGGGGAAAGGACCGGGGACGGGACCGGGAAGGAATCGGGAAAGCGCCGGGAGAGGAGCGGGAAGAGCCGCGGGGGAGAACCGGGAGGAGACCGGGAACGTAGCGGGGAGGGACCGGGAAAGCACCGGGATGGGAGCGGGACAGAGACCGGGAAGAGAGCGGGACGGGAGCGGGGGAAAACCGGGGAAAAACCGGGATGGGAGCGAGGGAAAGGACCGGGAAGAGCCCGGGATGGGAGCCGGGGAAAAACCGGGATGGGAGCGGGGGAAAAGCGGGCAGATCCCGGGCAGGGAGAACCGGGACGCGCCGTGCCCCGCGCCGCTCCCGCGGCTCCTGCCGGTGCTCCCGGGCGGCCGCGGAACCGCCCCGGCACCGCCGCTCCCCCCGCCCGCGCCCGTCGCGACTGTCGCGACACGGCGGCCCCGACGGGACTGCCGGCGCCACCGCGGGAACTCACCGGGACCTCGACGGCGACACCGGGACGGGGATGGCGACAACGACAGCGGGATCGCGACAGTGACGGCGACAGCGGGATCGCGACAGTGACACCGggcccggcgctgcccccgccCGTGCGCGCTCccgggggaggggcgggggcgcgcacgggggagggggggaggagagggagagggagagggaattcccatttttttgggaAGTCCCTtcccccccagaaaatgggaatCCCCGAATAAAAGGGAATTCCCAAACCCAAAAAGTGGGAATTATAAAAACCCGGGAATTCCATCCCCAAACCCGAAGGGATTGGcggaaattggggaaatttgggatccagaaggatttggggaaaatccaGAGGGATCTGGGGGTTACGGGGAGGACAaaactcccaaattcccaaatccctgtgagATCCTAGACCCACCCAGGACCTgaatccccaaacccacccaaatccCGGGGAAATTTCCCCTGCAAATCCAAattaaatagggaaaaaaaatagggaaaagtttgggaaatgctgatttttagggaaaattaTGGAAAATCGGGAATGGGGCCGACAaacttcccaaatccctggatcTCCAGAGTGCTTTACCTCAAAACcaccaaaatcctgggaatctCCCACCCCTAACAGcccaaaaatctgggaaaacTCCAGGAAAGTTcagaaaaaatcaggaaaatcccaaattcgCACAAAACAGACCAGAAATCTCCTTTTATTCccctaaaaattccctttttttaaaattgtaatttcGCGCCGCAGCCCCGCGGGGTGGGAAAACcgggaaaactgggaattgaGATCCCGGATTTTAGTGGGAgaaaggggatttttggggcaggGGGCGCTCGCAGACGAAGAAGCACTCGAAGGTGCAGCGGACGTCGTTCCACTTCCCGGAGATCCAGAGGTGAGCGCAATCCTCGTTATTCCCGCTGTCGTTGGGCTCCCCCTCCTGCCAAAACCTGGGAGAAAAatcgggatttgggatgggaagggcCGTGGCGGGGGAAAGTCCCCAGTAAAAATTCCCAGTCTGGGGGGAGTTTTGCGAAACCCCCAAGATTTGGGGAgcgaaattccccaaaattccaataTTTGGAAGATTTCTGggagggaattcccaaaattccaacaTTTGGGCTCCACAATCCCCAAGTCCCAAATTTTGGCTCACTTTCTGCTGAGAAAGTTCCaagaaacccccaaatttgTGGGAtttccaaggggaaaaataTCCCAATTTCCCTCAAGATTGTGGGatttttatggggaaaaaaccccaatcccaacTTTGGGGTGGAAtcccgggatttgggggtggaATCCCGGGATTTTGGGACCCAGGGCTCACGTGAAGGAGGATTTGTAGTCAGTGCCGTCGACCCATTCCCAGTCTCCCTCGGAATTCCGGTCGGTGAGGCCGATCCAGAAGCGCTCGTTCCGTGCGCGGGACATCAGGAACTGCTGCAGCGGGGGGAAATCGGGATCGTCGGGAAAATCGGGACcactggggtttttgggattttgggatcaggATCATTGGGATCAGcgggaaaaaagggaaaatcaggaaaatcaGGATAATCCGTactgggatcaggatcaggatttgggCTCAGGATCCAGAgtttggatttgggattgggatttaggatatgggattgggatttaggatttgggattgggatttaggatttgggatttgctccGGCAAGCTGATGACGACAGCGAGGTTTGTGCGGCATTTCGGAATtccctttgggatttgggataggTTCTCAGGATTTGGGATTCAAGATTTGGGACTGAGCCTCAGGATTTGGAATCAGAATGGGGACTGGGCACAGGAttcgggatttgggattgggatcagggtGGGGATTTGGGCACGGGACTTGGGATTCaggactgggatttgggattgggatcaggatggggatCGGGGATGGGGATTTcgaggatttgggatcagggtggggatttgggattgggatttggggtcaggatggGGAAGAGGGACGGGGAATTTCGGGGTCTGGGGTCAGGATGGGGATCAGGGTGGGGAATTTCGGGGTCTGGGGTCAGGATGGGGATCAGGGACGGGGAATTccggggtttggggtcaggatgGGGATGAGGGACGGGGAATTCCGGGGTCTGGGGTCAGGATGGGGATGAGGGATGGGGAATTTCGGGGTCTGGGGTCAGGATGGGGATGAGGGACGGGGAATTCCGGGGTCTGGGGTCACCTGCTCGGCGAAGCTGCCGACGGCGGCGAGGTCGGCGCGGCGCTCCCGGCACTGCTCCCGCGCCCGCTCCCAGCTCAGCCGCGCCAGCGAGAAATAATAACAATTCCCAGAGAAATACTCCCATTCCCGGGAATCCGCCCCGCACGGGAACACTGcgggaacagccccagcaccgACGTGGGGGAATTTTACCCAGATTTTGTgatttgggaattctctcccCCTGAATCCCCCGGGTGTTGGGATATTGGGGATacccagagggaaaagggagaaattcagggaattttgggaatttcggGACTTACGGAAGGAATCCCAACTGGAAAAATTCCACTCTGGTTTCTCCTGGTGGAGTTTGGAGGAAATGGAGGAAACTGGcgggaaagaaaagagggaaaaattcctgaaaaatcggaattctggggtttttttgggaactTCCCACCCTTTGtatcccaggatttggggattttgggaatttcctgTCCCAGTTCCTGATGGAATTTGAGGGGTctttttgggattgggatgggaatgagggaatttcagggattttggATGGAATGAGGAGGAAATTCCAGGATCTGGGGTGAACAGAAGGGGAGTTCCCCTATGCAGAATTAGGGAATTCCGGGGaattgtgggatttgggatgggaattcaGGGAATTACGGGAATTGGAATGGAATTGAGGGAATGGAAGGATTTGGGAActcagggaatggggatggatgggaatggggggaattgggggaatggaaggatttgggaactcagggaatggggatggatgggaatggggggaattgggggaatGGAAGGATTTGGGAACTCAGGGAATGGGGAcggatgggaatggggggaactgggggaatGGAAGGATTTGGGAACTCAGGGAATGGATGGGAATTCGGGTGAACTTCCCGGCCCAGATTTTGGGAACACGGAGGCATTCCGGGATTCGGAGCGGGAGTGTTGCCAGCAGGGattccgggaattccgggaatgtCGGGGGTCCCGCACCTCTGGCGAGCGCCAGGGCGCTGaggcccagcaggagcagcgaGGAGAGCGCCAGGCTCAGGTACACGGCCGGGAAGGAGCGCAGCCGCGCCGGGAGCGCCGCGCCGCCTGGGAACGGGGAGAGACACGGGGAAATCgggaaaaacggggggaaaacggggaaaACGGGGAGaaacggggtggggggaatgGAGGAAAAACAGGGAAGTTGGGGGAAAcaggggaaagggggggaaatggggtgaAAAACGGGGGAagtggggaaatggggaaaaacagggagaaatggggggaaacGGGGACATTTGGGATAAAACggggagaaatggagaaaaacagggaaattgggaaaaacggggggaaaCGGGAAATTGGGGATAAAATGGGGGAAACGGGAAATTGGGgataaaatgggggaaa containing:
- the LOC132340977 gene encoding hepatic lectin-like isoform X3; its protein translation is MDEEELQDDLRLFPVSSISSKLHQEKPEWNFSSWDSFLFPCGADSREWEYFSGNCYYFSLARLSWERAREQCRERRADLAAVGSFAEQQFLMSRARNERFWIGLTDRNSEGDWEWVDGTDYKSSFTFWQEGEPNDSGNNEDCAHLWISGKWNDVRCTFECFFVCERPLPQKSPFSH
- the LOC132340872 gene encoding LIM homeobox transcription factor 1-beta-like, translating into MKPEEAPSCREQGTPLPGAGSPRALPVLCAGCGRGIWDRFLLRVNERSWHERCLRCSECGRALRGRCFSRERRLLCRPDYEKLFPRRCSRCGGALGRSERVLRVRERVFHERCLRCGSCARRLRRGDEFVLRDGRILCRGHAEPAAASPGAAEGAPSEDEEGRDSRCSRNSSGKDPKRSKRPRTILSSQQRRAFKASFEVSSKPCRKVRETLAAETGLTVRVVQVWFQNQRAKMKKIARRQQQQEQLGNSRGGIPGGRGPGRSGRDGNEDEEGLQRILVPYSQIPPPSLEPHGFGSEAGTFRGTTPPELGPYDSEGVFQELDGDALGSLGAALIPMENSQQLILLNAGIPEIPEPRDALERLFAGNPRIPEPGNPMERLYSMQSSYFTS
- the LOC132340977 gene encoding hepatic lectin-like isoform X2; the encoded protein is MDEEELQDDLRLFPGGAALPARLRSFPAVYLSLALSSLLLLGLSALALARVSSISSKLHQEKPEWNFSSWDSFLFPCGADSREWEYFSGNCYYFSLARLSWERAREQCRERRADLAAVGSFAEQFLMSRARNERFWIGLTDRNSEGDWEWVDGTDYKSSFTFWQEGEPNDSGNNEDCAHLWISGKWNDVRCTFECFFVCERPLPQKSPFSH
- the LOC132340977 gene encoding hepatic lectin-like isoform X1, encoding MDEEELQDDLRLFPGGAALPARLRSFPAVYLSLALSSLLLLGLSALALARVSSISSKLHQEKPEWNFSSWDSFLFPCGADSREWEYFSGNCYYFSLARLSWERAREQCRERRADLAAVGSFAEQQFLMSRARNERFWIGLTDRNSEGDWEWVDGTDYKSSFTFWQEGEPNDSGNNEDCAHLWISGKWNDVRCTFECFFVCERPLPQKSPFSH